A part of Acidobacteriota bacterium genomic DNA contains:
- a CDS encoding S26 family signal peptidase translates to MSQPPSSLNEQFLDAAVELMGRSGRRGTVRVEGRSMRPILDSDDVVAIDFESRPPRFGDLLLFRQLDYLVIHRAVGNARRRPDARGPRYRTRGDSVSRLDPVVVPERIVGRAVAIYDGKEWWDLDRLGARLYAWEIALHDLFWAGAGAIARRGDRGLKRIGIRALIEPMVAWVDRTSLRLVHPLIFWLSHRRVKDRADLDAMLG, encoded by the coding sequence TTGTCCCAGCCACCTTCCAGCCTGAACGAGCAGTTCCTCGACGCCGCCGTCGAGTTGATGGGCCGGTCCGGACGTCGTGGCACGGTCCGGGTCGAGGGTCGCAGCATGCGACCGATCCTGGACAGCGATGACGTGGTCGCCATCGATTTCGAGTCCCGCCCGCCCCGTTTCGGCGACCTTCTCCTCTTCCGGCAGCTCGACTACCTGGTCATCCATCGCGCCGTCGGCAACGCCCGCCGCCGACCCGACGCCCGCGGTCCGCGGTATCGGACCCGTGGCGACTCGGTCAGTCGGTTGGATCCCGTGGTCGTTCCAGAACGGATTGTCGGTCGTGCCGTGGCGATCTACGACGGTAAGGAGTGGTGGGATCTGGATCGTCTTGGCGCACGTCTCTACGCGTGGGAGATCGCGCTCCACGATCTGTTCTGGGCCGGCGCCGGAGCGATTGCACGGCGGGGGGATCGTGGCCTGAAGCGGATAGGGATCCGAGCGTTGATCGAGCCGATGGTGGCGTGGGTCGATCGGACCTCCTTGCGTCTTGTTCATCCGCTCATATTTTGGCTGTCGCATCGCCGTGTGAAGGATCGAGCCGACCTGGACGCGATGCTCGGCTAA
- the secA gene encoding preprotein translocase subunit SecA has protein sequence MLNALITKVVGSKNDRLLKKLQPGVVRINDLESTTQELSDDQLREKRGEFRGRIDAGESLDELLPEAFAVVREAAKRVLGMRHYDVQLIGGMVLHRGTIAEMKTGEGKTLMATLPSYLNGLGGKGVHIVTVNDYLASRDAEWMGQVHRFLGLSVGCVKHSLSDKERQDAYGADITYGTNNEFGFDYLRDNMKFSIESMVQRGHNFAIVDEVDSILIDEARTPLIISGPAEESTDKYQRINKIIPRLEKGAVIQGGKDYEVEHTGDYVVDEKSRTVTLSDKGVERCQELLGLENLYDPQHMDLVHHINQALKAHVLFKRDVDYMIKDGQVVIVDEFTGRLMPGRRWGDGQHQAVEAKEGVRVERENQTLATITFQNYFRMYDKLSGMTGTADTEAIEFDKIYELEVAIIPTNRQLIRIEHPDAIYGTTEEKWRAVVEEIRSLQERGQPVLVGTVTIESSEKLAGMLKRAGIKHVVLNAKFHEMEAEIVAQAGRLGAVTIATNMAGRGTDILLGGNPEFLARQTLIRDGLKTDDPNWEGRFKSELETAEKECKTEHVEVIEQGGLSILGTERHESRRIDNQLRGRAGRQGDPGDSRFFLSMEDDLMRIFAGDKMRSAMQRLGLEKDVPIESGIVSKSIERAQKQVEQRNFETRKHLLEYDDVNNKQRQQIYELRRSILDGKEQDDYVKDTARDILGFTVQETLASESSPDNWDMAKLSIQLREHFGHDPLEGGEIEIATLDLEQIEPAIWERLDRFYRAKEERVGAEPMRYYERHILMQVIDGAWKDHLLAMDHLKDGIGLRAYGQRDPLIEYKRESFDMFGQMKERIENDSVRFMFTFEPMTDEDRRAEADRRQREQQQIFEAASKAKSGVTARGGVEQVQRKGDKVGRNSPCPCGSGKKYKRCHGAKST, from the coding sequence ATGCTTAACGCACTCATCACCAAGGTCGTCGGCTCAAAGAACGACCGCCTTCTAAAGAAGCTCCAGCCCGGCGTCGTGCGGATCAACGATCTCGAGTCGACGACCCAGGAGCTGTCCGACGACCAACTGCGGGAGAAGCGTGGCGAGTTCCGTGGTCGGATCGACGCCGGCGAGTCTCTCGACGAACTGTTGCCCGAGGCGTTCGCCGTCGTACGCGAAGCCGCCAAGCGTGTGCTGGGCATGCGGCACTACGACGTCCAGTTGATCGGCGGCATGGTGCTCCATCGCGGCACCATCGCAGAGATGAAGACCGGTGAGGGCAAGACGTTGATGGCGACGCTGCCGTCGTACCTCAACGGTCTCGGTGGCAAGGGTGTCCACATCGTCACCGTCAACGACTACCTGGCCTCCCGTGACGCGGAGTGGATGGGTCAGGTCCATCGGTTCCTCGGGCTGTCAGTCGGTTGTGTGAAGCACAGCCTCTCCGACAAGGAACGGCAGGACGCCTACGGCGCCGACATCACCTACGGCACCAACAACGAGTTCGGCTTCGACTACCTGCGCGACAACATGAAGTTCTCGATCGAGTCGATGGTCCAGCGAGGTCACAACTTCGCCATCGTGGACGAGGTGGACTCGATCCTGATCGACGAGGCCCGCACGCCGTTAATCATCAGCGGACCGGCCGAGGAGTCCACCGACAAGTACCAGCGCATCAACAAGATCATCCCGCGGCTCGAGAAGGGCGCCGTCATCCAGGGCGGCAAGGACTACGAGGTCGAGCACACCGGCGACTACGTCGTCGACGAGAAGTCCCGCACCGTGACGCTGTCCGATAAGGGCGTCGAGCGTTGTCAGGAGCTGCTGGGCCTCGAGAATCTCTACGACCCACAGCACATGGATCTGGTCCATCACATCAATCAGGCGCTCAAGGCCCACGTGCTGTTCAAGCGGGACGTGGACTACATGATCAAGGACGGTCAGGTGGTCATCGTCGACGAGTTTACCGGTCGCCTGATGCCGGGGCGACGCTGGGGCGACGGACAACACCAGGCAGTCGAGGCCAAGGAAGGCGTTCGCGTCGAGCGCGAGAACCAGACGCTGGCGACCATCACGTTCCAGAACTACTTCCGGATGTACGACAAGCTCTCCGGCATGACCGGTACTGCCGATACCGAAGCCATCGAGTTCGACAAGATCTACGAGCTGGAGGTGGCGATCATCCCCACCAACCGGCAGTTGATCCGCATCGAACATCCCGACGCCATCTATGGCACCACTGAAGAGAAGTGGCGTGCCGTGGTCGAAGAGATCCGCTCGCTTCAGGAACGTGGGCAGCCGGTGCTGGTCGGCACGGTCACCATCGAGAGTTCCGAGAAGCTGGCGGGGATGCTGAAGCGGGCCGGTATCAAGCATGTCGTCCTCAACGCCAAGTTCCACGAGATGGAGGCCGAGATCGTGGCCCAGGCCGGGCGTCTGGGGGCGGTAACGATCGCCACCAACATGGCCGGTCGCGGGACCGACATCCTGCTCGGTGGAAATCCGGAGTTTCTCGCACGTCAGACCCTGATACGCGACGGGCTTAAAACCGACGACCCCAACTGGGAGGGTCGATTCAAGAGCGAGCTCGAGACCGCTGAGAAGGAATGCAAGACGGAGCACGTCGAGGTGATCGAGCAGGGTGGCCTGTCGATCCTCGGCACCGAGCGTCACGAGTCTCGTCGGATCGACAATCAGCTGCGCGGTCGTGCCGGTCGTCAGGGAGATCCCGGCGATTCTCGTTTCTTCCTGTCGATGGAAGACGACCTGATGCGGATCTTCGCCGGCGACAAGATGCGATCGGCCATGCAGCGTCTGGGTCTTGAGAAAGATGTCCCGATCGAGTCGGGTATCGTCTCCAAGTCGATCGAACGGGCCCAGAAGCAGGTCGAGCAGCGCAACTTCGAGACGCGCAAACACCTGCTTGAGTACGACGACGTCAACAACAAGCAGCGTCAGCAGATCTACGAACTCCGACGCAGCATCCTCGACGGCAAGGAACAGGACGACTACGTCAAGGATACGGCCCGGGACATTCTCGGGTTCACCGTGCAGGAGACGCTTGCCAGCGAGTCCAGCCCCGACAACTGGGATATGGCGAAGCTGAGCATCCAACTCCGGGAGCACTTCGGTCACGACCCCCTGGAGGGGGGAGAGATCGAGATCGCCACGCTGGATCTGGAGCAGATCGAGCCGGCGATCTGGGAGCGCCTCGATCGGTTCTACCGGGCCAAGGAAGAGCGAGTCGGTGCCGAGCCGATGCGTTACTACGAGCGACACATCCTGATGCAGGTCATCGACGGCGCGTGGAAGGATCACCTGCTGGCGATGGATCATCTCAAGGATGGCATCGGGCTGCGGGCTTACGGCCAGCGTGATCCGCTGATCGAGTACAAGAGAGAGTCGTTCGACATGTTCGGGCAGATGAAGGAACGGATCGAGAACGACTCGGTCCGATTCATGTTCACCTTCGAGCCGATGACCGACGAGGACCGTCGGGCCGAAGCCGATCGCCGACAACGAGAACAGCAGCAGATCTTCGAGGCGGCCTCCAAGGCGAAGAGCGGCGTGACGGCCCGGGGCGGCGTCGAGCAGGTCCAGCGCAAGGGCGATAAGGTCGGGCGCAACTCGCCGTGTCCCTGTGGATCGGGGAAGAAATACAAGCGATGTCACGGGGCCAAATCCACGTAG
- the guaB gene encoding IMP dehydrogenase, with product MIEFPIPEGLTFDDVMLLPGSSDVLPSGVNTGTRLTRQIELNIPLISSAMDTVTESSLAIAIAQEGGIGIVHKNLTIEDQADEIDKVKRSESGMIVNPITLRPQQKISDALELMSRYRISGVPVTEDDGRLVGILTNRDLRFCTTPDMPVRDLMTADGLVTVPVGTTLEQAKELLHQHRIEKLPVVDENHRLSGLITVKDIQKQITYPLACKDSFGRLRVGAAIGVGTDTDDRAQALIDAHVDVLVVDTAHGHSATVLATVERMRNRYPDVSLVGGNVATRDGAQALIDRGVDAVKVGVGPGSICTTRVVTGAGVPQLTAIVEAAKACREADVPLIADGGIKFSGDITKALAAGAQSVMIGSLFAGAEESPGETVLFQGRTFKEYRGMGSIGAMKQGSKDRYFQDDFEEKKLVPEGIEGRVPYKGTLTALASQLMGGLRAGMGYLGAATIPELHERSRFVRLTSAGLRESHAHDVIITKEAPNYRLD from the coding sequence ATGATCGAGTTCCCGATCCCCGAGGGGCTGACCTTCGATGACGTGATGTTGCTCCCCGGCAGCAGCGACGTCCTGCCCAGTGGCGTCAACACCGGCACGCGTCTGACACGTCAGATCGAATTGAACATCCCGTTGATCTCGTCGGCGATGGACACGGTGACCGAGTCGTCGCTGGCCATCGCCATCGCCCAGGAGGGCGGGATCGGCATCGTCCACAAGAACCTCACCATCGAGGATCAGGCCGACGAGATCGACAAGGTCAAGCGCTCCGAGTCGGGGATGATCGTCAACCCGATCACCCTGCGACCGCAGCAGAAGATCTCCGACGCCCTGGAGTTGATGAGTCGCTATCGGATCTCCGGTGTCCCGGTCACCGAGGACGACGGGCGTCTGGTGGGCATCCTGACCAACCGCGATCTACGGTTCTGCACCACGCCGGACATGCCGGTTCGCGATCTGATGACCGCCGATGGCCTGGTGACGGTACCCGTCGGGACGACTCTGGAACAGGCCAAGGAACTGCTGCACCAACATCGCATCGAGAAGTTGCCGGTGGTGGACGAGAACCACCGTCTCAGCGGCCTGATCACCGTCAAGGATATTCAGAAACAGATCACCTATCCCCTGGCCTGCAAGGACAGTTTCGGACGGCTGCGGGTCGGCGCCGCCATCGGTGTCGGAACCGACACCGACGATCGGGCCCAGGCCCTGATCGACGCGCATGTCGACGTCCTCGTCGTCGACACCGCCCACGGTCACAGCGCGACGGTGTTGGCCACCGTCGAGCGAATGCGGAACCGCTACCCCGACGTCTCGCTGGTCGGTGGCAACGTCGCCACACGCGATGGGGCGCAGGCCCTGATCGATCGCGGAGTCGATGCCGTCAAGGTCGGTGTCGGTCCCGGCAGTATCTGCACGACCCGGGTCGTGACCGGTGCCGGTGTGCCGCAACTGACCGCCATCGTCGAGGCGGCGAAGGCCTGTCGCGAGGCCGACGTCCCGCTGATCGCGGATGGCGGGATCAAGTTCTCCGGCGACATCACCAAGGCCCTGGCCGCCGGTGCCCAGTCGGTGATGATCGGCAGCCTGTTTGCCGGGGCCGAGGAGTCTCCCGGCGAGACGGTCCTGTTCCAGGGGCGGACGTTCAAGGAGTACCGCGGCATGGGGTCGATCGGGGCCATGAAGCAGGGCTCCAAGGATCGCTATTTCCAGGACGATTTCGAAGAGAAGAAGCTGGTCCCCGAGGGGATCGAGGGCCGCGTGCCGTACAAGGGCACCCTCACCGCTCTGGCGTCCCAGTTGATGGGCGGACTTCGTGCGGGAATGGGTTACCTGGGTGCGGCGACGATCCCCGAGCTCCACGAGCGGTCACGGTTCGTCCGGCTGACCTCGGCCGGGCTTCGGGAGTCCCACGCCCACGACGTGATCATCACGAAGGAAGCGCCCAACTACCGGCTGGACTGA
- the tsaE gene encoding tRNA (adenosine(37)-N6)-threonylcarbamoyltransferase complex ATPase subunit type 1 TsaE produces MNRPQTVFSLSEKETYELGQAMARGLRGGEVIVLEGDLGLGKTVMVRGLAAGLGVAPEDVHSPSYMLVQEYSGGRVPMFHVDLYRLTEEADTEEIGIDEISSGGGVVVVEWGERLPRHLRRDAIHIRLHDIGEDSRRIELGSFGSPMNEVADAIDQSSR; encoded by the coding sequence GTGAACCGACCGCAGACCGTCTTCTCGTTGAGCGAGAAGGAGACCTACGAGTTGGGTCAGGCGATGGCCCGGGGTCTTCGCGGCGGCGAGGTGATCGTCCTCGAGGGCGACCTGGGTCTCGGCAAGACGGTGATGGTTCGGGGCCTGGCGGCCGGCCTGGGAGTCGCGCCCGAGGATGTCCACTCCCCCTCCTACATGTTGGTGCAGGAGTACAGCGGTGGGCGCGTTCCGATGTTCCATGTCGACCTGTATCGCTTGACCGAGGAGGCCGACACGGAAGAGATCGGTATCGATGAAATCTCGTCCGGTGGCGGCGTGGTGGTGGTCGAGTGGGGCGAGCGTCTCCCCCGTCACCTGCGTCGCGATGCGATCCACATCCGACTTCACGACATCGGCGAGGATTCCCGACGGATCGAACTGGGTTCCTTCGGGAGCCCGATGAACGAGGTCGCAGACGCGATCGATCAGTCCAGCCGGTAG
- a CDS encoding NAD(P)H-hydrate dehydratase, whose amino-acid sequence MEIVNSEQMRSIDRYAIETLGIPGSTLMENAGRAVASAWLQDEPRLDESETESPSPWILCGKGNNGGDGLVVARLLQEAGGSPTVLLFADAASLPEDAAHHLAKARDAGVEVVEIPDEVTWKDRAKAFDSDTVVLDGLLGTGLKDAVRGLLRTVIDDLNRIGPAMTSIDLPSGLDADSASVPGVALRVDRAYMLCRPKLCRYLRPAMTFATNWSLLPIGIPDEAVASVACRLRVNDPQSLPLRPTDSHKGVHGHLLLVAGSVGKSGAAVLAGRGALRGGVGLVTVACPEAVRPEIACQQAELMTLGLNAADRETLEQRAMGFDAVALGPGLGLDDETVAWVRSLTGRLREPMVIDADGVNALARGGADPAWVATRPQAGTVLTPHPGEAARLLGWTTQQVQSDRLQALERLVEGWKVVVVLKGEHTLIGSPEGDVAVNITGNAGMATAGTGDVLTGLLGAFLARGIAPYEAACLAVQIHGDAGDRAAELLGQDGMIASDLVEMLPTSIQMRAES is encoded by the coding sequence ATGGAAATCGTCAACAGCGAGCAGATGCGATCCATCGACCGCTACGCCATCGAGACCCTCGGCATCCCCGGCAGCACCCTGATGGAGAACGCCGGTCGCGCCGTGGCGTCGGCGTGGCTTCAGGACGAACCACGTCTCGACGAGAGCGAGACCGAATCGCCGTCTCCGTGGATCCTGTGCGGCAAGGGCAACAACGGAGGCGACGGTCTCGTCGTCGCGCGCCTCTTGCAAGAGGCCGGTGGGTCGCCGACCGTCCTGTTGTTCGCCGATGCCGCGTCGCTCCCCGAAGACGCGGCCCACCATCTTGCGAAGGCCCGCGATGCGGGGGTCGAGGTCGTCGAGATCCCCGATGAAGTGACGTGGAAGGATCGGGCCAAGGCGTTCGACTCCGACACCGTGGTGCTGGACGGTCTGCTCGGCACGGGACTGAAGGATGCGGTTCGTGGGTTGCTGCGGACGGTGATCGACGACCTCAATCGCATTGGCCCGGCGATGACCTCCATCGACCTGCCGTCGGGTCTCGACGCGGACTCTGCGTCGGTGCCCGGTGTCGCCCTGCGGGTCGATCGAGCGTACATGCTCTGTCGCCCCAAACTCTGTCGATACCTCAGACCGGCCATGACCTTTGCGACGAACTGGTCGCTGCTTCCGATCGGGATCCCCGACGAGGCGGTGGCATCCGTCGCCTGTCGTCTCCGTGTCAACGACCCGCAGAGCCTGCCGCTTCGACCGACGGACAGCCACAAGGGCGTCCACGGCCATCTCCTGCTGGTGGCGGGTAGTGTCGGGAAGAGCGGCGCCGCGGTGCTCGCCGGGCGGGGCGCCCTGCGCGGCGGTGTGGGACTGGTAACGGTCGCCTGCCCCGAGGCTGTCCGACCCGAGATCGCCTGCCAGCAGGCGGAGCTGATGACCCTCGGGCTGAACGCCGCCGATCGAGAGACGCTGGAGCAGAGAGCCATGGGTTTCGACGCGGTGGCCCTGGGTCCCGGCCTGGGCCTGGACGACGAGACCGTCGCCTGGGTCCGCAGCTTGACCGGTCGTCTCCGGGAACCCATGGTTATCGACGCGGATGGAGTGAACGCCCTGGCACGGGGTGGAGCCGATCCGGCCTGGGTCGCGACGCGGCCTCAGGCCGGAACGGTCCTCACCCCCCACCCGGGGGAGGCCGCCCGGCTACTGGGCTGGACGACGCAACAGGTTCAGTCGGACCGCCTACAGGCGTTGGAGCGACTGGTGGAGGGCTGGAAGGTCGTGGTGGTTCTTAAAGGGGAGCACACGTTGATCGGATCCCCCGAGGGCGATGTGGCCGTCAACATCACGGGGAACGCAGGGATGGCCACCGCCGGCACCGGCGACGTCCTCACCGGTCTGCTGGGCGCGTTCCTGGCCCGCGGCATCGCCCCCTACGAGGCCGCCTGCCTGGCGGTCCAGATCCACGGCGACGCCGGCGACCGGGCCGCAGAGCTCCTGGGTCAGGACGGCATGATCGCGTCCGATCTCGTTGAGATGCTGCCCACTTCGATTCAGATGAGGGCCGAGTCGTGA
- the aroC gene encoding chorismate synthase: MPLRFLTAGESHGPELTVIVEGLPAGVTVDPGWIDRQLIRRMGGHGRGGRMKIEKDRVVVTGGVRWGKTLGSPVSMRIPNLDHANWQAAMSPLGERPEGDDARSVTRPRPGHADLAGALKYGTHDARDILERSSARETAARTAAGALAQSLLAAVGIRVTSHTLSVGAACVAPLSPEDFERLLSLDDDAPMRTLDPDDQQRLTAAVDEARNRRDSVGGSFEILADGVPIGLGSHTHWDRRLDGRLAGALCSIQAVKAVSIGEGIEGASRFGSEQHDEILYQPDRGFVRPTNRAGGIEGGITNGEMIRVSAYFKPLASLPQPLRSVDLVSKEPFEAVRERTDTIPIVAAGVVGEAMMAWVLADELTVKFGGDRLDELTRNLDGYRRSLTDY; encoded by the coding sequence ATGCCCCTACGCTTCCTCACAGCCGGCGAATCCCACGGCCCCGAACTGACCGTTATCGTCGAGGGCCTCCCCGCCGGCGTGACGGTGGATCCGGGGTGGATCGATCGCCAGCTGATCCGGCGGATGGGCGGCCATGGCCGCGGCGGTCGGATGAAGATCGAGAAGGACCGGGTGGTCGTCACCGGTGGGGTTCGCTGGGGGAAGACCCTCGGCTCGCCGGTCTCGATGCGGATCCCCAACCTGGATCACGCCAACTGGCAGGCCGCCATGTCTCCGCTGGGAGAGCGTCCCGAGGGCGACGATGCCCGTTCCGTCACACGCCCCCGCCCGGGCCACGCGGACCTGGCCGGTGCGCTGAAGTACGGGACCCACGATGCGCGGGATATCCTCGAGCGCTCCAGCGCACGGGAGACGGCGGCCCGGACGGCCGCCGGGGCGCTGGCCCAGTCGCTGCTGGCCGCCGTGGGCATCCGAGTCACCAGTCACACGCTGTCGGTGGGGGCGGCCTGTGTGGCGCCGTTGTCGCCTGAGGACTTTGAGCGTCTGCTGTCGCTGGACGACGACGCACCGATGCGCACCCTGGACCCCGACGACCAACAGCGGCTGACCGCCGCCGTCGACGAGGCGCGGAACCGGCGGGACTCCGTCGGTGGTAGCTTCGAGATCCTGGCCGACGGCGTTCCGATCGGGCTGGGGAGTCACACCCACTGGGACCGTCGTCTGGATGGACGGCTGGCCGGTGCGCTCTGCTCGATCCAGGCGGTCAAGGCCGTCAGCATCGGCGAGGGGATCGAGGGCGCGTCCCGCTTCGGCAGCGAGCAACACGACGAGATCCTGTACCAACCCGATCGTGGCTTCGTTCGTCCGACCAACCGCGCCGGCGGCATCGAGGGCGGCATCACAAACGGCGAGATGATCCGCGTGAGCGCCTACTTCAAACCGCTGGCGTCGCTTCCGCAACCGTTACGTAGCGTCGACCTGGTCTCCAAGGAACCGTTCGAGGCCGTGCGGGAGCGCACCGACACGATCCCCATCGTCGCCGCTGGTGTCGTCGGCGAGGCGATGATGGCGTGGGTCCTGGCCGACGAGTTGACGGTCAAGTTCGGGGGCGACCGGTTGGACGAGTTGACCCGCAATCTCGACGGTTATCGTCGCTCGTTGACGGATTACTAG
- the rlmD gene encoding 23S rRNA (uracil(1939)-C(5))-methyltransferase RlmD — protein sequence MSTTKSNISMSSDATPQDMGVTPPTVGDEGQLSITGLAAGGRGVARDSSGRVWFVRGGIPGDRVVARVTKIRPRSGEAEALRRLEDGPGRRDPICRIQDRCGGCPWMVLDESAQADAKTTLVRDALERVGRLREPAIEPLRPGDPGLGYRSRIELTFSPHRRGNQLGFRRGGSGSLVDAPRCEIFEPAGDRLLQTVRELLHCDGRSTQSERKVPEDAPRITLRSFDGGTAFAVTLRVQKKRIPDAEGFAKALVERLPEVRGVVELTLHPGGRSIVKRRTLAGDATVSQTMAGVSFELPIDAFQQVHVQAAEALMQEAIAEMQVKPGQRWWDLYGGAGVYGMAAVRDGAAEAVVCEIDRGLVEAGRNAASGSGLEGVTFVADDVLRFLHAAQDGATLDGVVVNPPRGGLGREGVAALVARRPRRWIWISCDPVTFARDLKDALAAGYVLRRLVPFDLFPQTAHVETLAVLEASG from the coding sequence ATGTCAACCACAAAGTCCAACATCTCGATGAGTTCAGACGCCACACCGCAGGATATGGGGGTCACGCCTCCGACGGTCGGTGATGAGGGACAGCTCTCTATCACGGGTCTGGCCGCCGGAGGCCGAGGTGTGGCGCGGGATTCCAGCGGACGGGTCTGGTTTGTCCGGGGTGGGATTCCCGGCGATCGGGTCGTCGCGCGGGTCACGAAGATCCGGCCCCGTTCGGGAGAGGCCGAGGCGCTGCGGCGGCTCGAGGATGGCCCGGGACGACGGGATCCGATCTGCCGGATCCAGGATCGCTGCGGTGGCTGCCCCTGGATGGTCCTGGACGAGTCGGCCCAGGCCGACGCCAAGACGACCCTGGTGCGGGACGCCCTGGAGCGTGTGGGACGGCTCCGGGAGCCGGCCATCGAGCCGTTGCGGCCGGGAGACCCCGGCCTGGGCTATCGAAGTCGGATCGAGTTGACCTTCTCGCCCCACCGTCGCGGCAACCAGCTGGGATTCCGGCGCGGGGGGAGCGGGTCGCTGGTGGATGCTCCCCGCTGCGAGATCTTCGAGCCCGCAGGGGATCGACTCCTCCAGACCGTCCGGGAACTGTTGCATTGTGACGGGCGCTCGACGCAGAGCGAACGGAAGGTCCCGGAGGACGCGCCACGAATCACGCTCCGAAGTTTCGACGGCGGGACCGCGTTTGCGGTCACGCTGCGGGTCCAGAAAAAGCGCATTCCGGATGCCGAGGGTTTCGCCAAGGCGCTGGTGGAGCGTCTCCCGGAGGTCCGGGGCGTCGTGGAGTTGACGTTGCATCCCGGCGGACGCTCGATCGTCAAACGTCGAACACTGGCGGGAGACGCGACGGTCAGCCAGACGATGGCCGGCGTCTCATTCGAACTCCCCATCGATGCCTTCCAGCAGGTCCACGTCCAGGCGGCCGAGGCGCTGATGCAGGAGGCGATCGCGGAGATGCAGGTGAAGCCGGGCCAGCGGTGGTGGGATCTGTACGGCGGTGCCGGGGTCTACGGGATGGCGGCGGTGCGGGACGGCGCGGCGGAGGCGGTGGTCTGCGAGATCGATCGTGGCCTGGTGGAGGCCGGTCGTAACGCGGCGTCGGGATCCGGTCTTGAAGGCGTGACGTTTGTCGCCGACGACGTGTTGAGATTCCTCCATGCCGCCCAGGACGGCGCAACCCTCGACGGCGTCGTCGTCAACCCTCCTCGAGGGGGGCTCGGGCGTGAGGGCGTCGCGGCGTTGGTGGCCCGAAGGCCCCGTCGGTGGATCTGGATCTCCTGCGATCCGGTGACGTTCGCTCGCGACCTGAAAGACGCCCTCGCGGCCGGCTATGTTCTGCGACGGCTGGTGCCGTTCGATCTCTTCCCTCAGACGGCCCACGTCGAGACGCTGGCCGTTCTGGAGGCGTCAGGGTAG
- a CDS encoding AAA family ATPase → MTARGFDGILGHERPIEVLTRLLNDGRLPHGVLLHGPSSIGKGLVARRLAASLLCTEQPIRCGRCPSCHAFDVEGHPDLAIVSRMPKKSATGSTEEDDLRRDIVVDQIREMTRLSGLAPRLGARRVFVIDPADAMNRAAQNALLKTLEEPPGNGVVILVAARPHLLLTTVRSRSFALGFASLATRDLSERLVERGIADDEAMPRAALAEGRAGLALELDVESASERRAAVLEILETLLLGPEGIAELPAAAVALAGKTETQWLENVDLLTGLLRDAGRAALDKENPALIHADLAARLAVSGRRLTPVRVAALLRSIEHVRSGLRLNLNRTLAAETVLAAIAGGPLP, encoded by the coding sequence GTGACGGCCCGTGGCTTCGACGGGATTCTCGGACACGAGCGACCGATCGAGGTCCTCACGCGTCTCCTCAACGATGGGCGTCTGCCGCACGGCGTCTTGCTCCACGGTCCGTCGTCAATCGGCAAGGGACTCGTCGCCCGTCGTCTTGCGGCCTCGCTGCTCTGTACGGAACAGCCGATCCGCTGCGGTCGTTGCCCGTCCTGTCACGCGTTCGACGTCGAGGGTCACCCGGATCTCGCCATCGTCAGTCGGATGCCCAAGAAGTCCGCCACGGGCTCCACGGAAGAGGACGACCTCCGTCGGGACATCGTCGTCGACCAGATCCGGGAGATGACACGCCTCTCCGGACTGGCACCCCGCCTCGGTGCACGCCGGGTCTTCGTCATCGATCCGGCCGACGCGATGAATCGTGCGGCCCAGAACGCGCTGCTGAAAACGCTGGAGGAACCTCCGGGCAACGGCGTGGTGATTCTGGTGGCGGCACGTCCCCATCTGCTGTTGACGACGGTCCGCTCCCGCAGCTTCGCGCTGGGTTTCGCCTCCCTCGCCACACGAGACCTCTCCGAGCGACTCGTCGAACGTGGCATCGCCGATGACGAAGCGATGCCACGGGCGGCGCTGGCCGAGGGACGGGCGGGTCTCGCGCTGGAACTCGATGTGGAATCGGCGTCCGAGCGTCGTGCCGCGGTTCTCGAGATCCTCGAGACGCTGCTTCTAGGTCCCGAGGGGATCGCCGAGCTGCCGGCTGCCGCCGTGGCCCTGGCCGGCAAGACCGAGACCCAGTGGCTCGAGAACGTCGATCTCCTGACCGGTCTGCTGCGGGATGCCGGACGGGCGGCGCTGGACAAGGAGAACCCCGCGTTGATCCACGCCGATCTTGCGGCGCGTCTGGCCGTCAGCGGTCGTCGATTGACACCGGTGCGGGTCGCCGCACTCCTGCGCAGCATCGAGCATGTCCGCTCCGGGCTGCGGCTGAACCTGAATCGGACACTCGCCGCCGAGACGGTGTTGGCCGCGATCGCCGGTGGGCCTCTACCCTGA